One Streptomyces formicae genomic window, AGTCGGCGGGCCGGGTACGGCCCCCGCCCGGCCGCCCGTGCCGGATCAAGATCCGCAATTCGGCGAGGGGTTCGAGCCGCAAGGGCCCGGCCTCGCTGCGCGGGCGGGGAGCGGGGAGGCGGCCGACGCGTCAGGCTCGCCTCCGTCCCGGCCGCACGTACCAGGACAGGGCCCTCAGTACGGTGCGGAGTTCGAGCCTCAGGCCCCCGCCCCGCCGCCCGTGCCGGATCGAGATCCGCCGTACGGCGAGTACGGCGAGTTCGGCGGAGAGTTCGGGCCCCAAGAGCCCGGCTTGGCTCCGCAGGTGGTCGGTGAGGGAGCCGACGACGCGTCAGGAGCGGATCCGGCCCGGCGGCCGCCCGTGCTGGGGCAGCGGTCTTCCGGCTCGGGGGAGTTCACGGGCCCGGCGGCCGGTGCCGATCCGCCCCGGCCGGTGGACGCCGCCCAGCCCCTCCGTACCGGACCCGACGCCCCGCCGGGATTCGCGCCCCGCGAGCCCGTCGCCGCCGCGCCCTGGGAGCCGCCCATCGCGCCCGGCGGGCCCGTGACCTTCTCCTCCGGCGCGTACTCCCCGGCCTCGACCGAAGAACCCCGACCCGCCGTCCCCGCCTCGCGCGGGCCCGAGGACGGGCGGGCGCCGACCGCCACCCGCTCGGGGCCCCGCGTGACGGCGCCCGCGGCGCCCGCCGTCCCCGAGTACGTGGGCGACGGGCCTCCCACCTACGAGGCCGAGCCCACCGTGCTGCCCGCCGCCGATCCGGACGACCTCGGGGACCTCGTCGCCGACACCGTGCTGGACGGGGCGCGCTACGGGGCCAGCACGCTGCGCGCGGCCTCCGTGCGCGGGGACTCCGCCAGGTACCGGGGCGAGCCCCGCCGCGACGCCCTGCTCACCGCCCGCTTCGGGACCGGCGAGAACGCCCTCGTGCTCGTCGCCGTGGCCACCGGGGCCCGCGCGACGCCGGGCGCCCACCGCGCCGCGGCGGAGGCCTGCCAGTGGATCGGCAGGGCCGTGGGCCGCAGCCACCGGCGGCTCGCCGAGGACATCAGGGCCGCCCGGCGCGGCGACCTGAAGTCGGGACTGCACCGCCTCACCGACCGCAGCCTCGGCAGGCTCCGCGCCCACGCCGTGGACCTGGGCCTGGAACCCGACGAGTACGCGGCCTCGCTGCGCTGTCTGCTGCTGCCCGCCGACCCCGAGTGCCGCACCCGGGTCTTCTTCGGGGTCGGCGGGGGCGGCCTCTTCCGGCTGCGGGACGGCGAGTGGCAGGACATCGAGCCGAGCGTCGCCGACACCGCGGGCGACGCCGTGGTCGGTTTCGGCTCGCCGCCCCAGGCGACCCCGGAGGGCGACCGGCTCACCATGGACCTGGGCATCACCACGCCCCCGAGCCCCTACGAACCGGCCCCCGAGCCGCCCCGCGACCCCTTCCGCTTCCGCGCCTCCGTCGCCCGGCCGGGTGACGCGCTCGTCCTGTGCAGCGGCGGCCTCGCCGAACCGCTGCGCGGCGAGCCCGAGCTGTCCGAACACCTCACCCGCAGGTGGCAGAAGAGCGGTCCGCCGGGGCTCGCCGCGTTCCTCGCGGACATCCAGGTCAGGGTGAAGGGGTACGCGGACGACAGGACCGCCGCCGCCGTTTGGGAGGCATGAAGGCCGCACCTGTGAATTCATGGACCCAGAGGGAACAACGGAGAGCAACGGGTCCACGGGTTACAAGGGGTGCGCAGCATGGCCAAGCAGAACGTCGCCGAGCAGTTCGTCGACATCCTCGTCCGCGCGGGCGTGAAGCGTCTGTACGGAGTCGTCGGGGACAGTCTCAACCCCGTCGTGGACGCGATCCGCCGCACCCCGCAGATCGACTGGATCCAGGTCAGGCACGAGGAGACCGCCGCCTTCGCGGCAGGCGCGGAGGCCCAGGTCACCGGCAAGCTCGCCGCCTGCGCGGGCTCCTGCGGCCCGGGCAACCTGCACCTGATCAACGGCCTGTACGACGCGCACCGCTCCATGGCCCCCGTCCTGGCCCTCGCCTCGCACATCCCCTCCAGCGAGATCGGGCTCGGCTACTTCCAGGAGACCCACCCGGACCAGCTGTTCCGCGAGTGCAGTCACTACAGCGAGATGATCTCCAACCCGAAGCAGATGCCGAGGCTGTTGCAGACCGCCATCCAGCACGCCGTCGGGCAGAACGGCGTCAGCGTCGTCACGCTGCCCGGCGACATCGCCTCCGAGACCGCCCCGGACAAGGCGGCCGAGACCGCGCTCGTCACCTCCCGCCCCACCGTGCGCCCCGGCGACGCGGAGATCGAGAAGCTCGCCGCGATGATCGACGAGGCCGACAAGGTCACGCTCTTCTGCGGCAGCGGCACGGCGGGCGCGCACGCCGAGGTGATGGAGTTCGCCGAGAAGATCAAGTCCCCGGTCGGCCACGCCCTGCGCGGCAAGGAGTGGATCCAGTACGACAACCCGTACGACGTCGGCATGAGCGGCCTGCTCGGCTACGGCGCCGCGTACGAGGCCACCCACGAGTGCGATCTGCTCATCCTGCTCGGCACGGACTTCCCGTACAACGCCTTCCTGCCCGACGACGTCAAGATCGTCCAGGTGGACATCAGGCCCGAGAACCTGGGCCGCCGCTCCAAGCTGGACCTCGCCGTCTGGGGCGACGTCCGCGAGACGCTGCGCTGTCTGACCCCCCGCGTCTCGCCGAAGACGAACCGCAAGTTCCTCGACAAGATGCTGAAGAAGCACGCCGACGCCCTGGAAGGCGTCATCAAGGCGTACACGCGCAAGGTCGAGAAGCACGTACCGATCCACCCGGAGTACGTCGCCTCGGTCCTCGACGACCTCGCGGCCGACGACGCGGTCTTCACCATCGACACCGGCATGTGCAACGTCTGGGCGGCCCGCTACCTCACCCCGAACGGCAAGCGCCGCATCATCGGCTCCTTCAGCCACGGCTCGATGGCGAACGCGCTGCCGCAGGCGATCGGCGCCCAGTTCACCGACCGCAAGCGCCAGGTCGTCTCCATGTCGGGCGACGGCGGCTTCTCGATGCTGATGGGCGACTTCCTCACCCTGGTCCAGCACGATCTGCCGGTGAAGGTCGTGCTCTTCAACAACTCCTCGCTGGGCATGGTCGAGCTGGAGATGCTGGTCGCGGGCCTTCCCTCGTACGGAACGGGCAACCACAACCCCGATTTCGCCGCCGTCGCCCGCGCCTGCGGGGCCTACGGCGTACGCGTGGAGAAGCCCAAGCAGCTCGCGGGCGCCCTGAAGGACGCCTTCGCGCACAAGGGCCCGGCCCTGGTCGACGTCGTCACCGATCCGAACGCCCTGTCGATCCCGCCCAAGATCAGCTCGGAGATGGTGACCGGCTTCGCGCTCTCCGCGAGCAAGATCGTGCTGGACGGCGGGGTGGGCCGGATGGTGCAGATGGCCCGGTCGAACCTGCGCAACGTCCCGAGGCCCTGACCTCGGCGGGGGCCCGCGCCCCCGCCGAGCGGCGGTCACGCCGGGCGCAGCCGCAGCGTGACGATCTGGAACGGCCGCAGCGCGAGCGAGAGCCCCGCCTCACCGGTCTCGGCCGGTCCGAGCGGGCGCTCCAGGAGGTCGGTCACCTCGGCCCGTGCCACCGGGAACGACGTACGGAGGGTGGCGGCGGCGCGGCGGCCCTGCGACTCGTAGAGCCGCACCACGACGTCGCCGCCGCGGTCGTCGGCGAGCTTCACCGACTCGACGGTGACGGCCGGATGGTCGACCGCCACCAGCGACGCGAGCACCGGCGCGGCCGTCACCCGCAGCGGCAGGTTGAGCGCGAGCCCCTCCGCCACCGCGTCACCCGTCGTCGCCCCGGGCAGCAGCGCGTACGTGAAGCGGTGCGTGCCCTGGTCGGTCTCCGGGTCCGGGCTGCGCGGGGCCCGAAGCAGGGTGAGCCGGACGGTGGTGCCGAGCGTGCCGTCGTGCTCGGTGCGCGTCACGTCGTGGCCGTACGTCGAGTCGTTGAGCAGCGCGACGCCGTACCCCTCCTCGGCGACCCGCAGCCAGCGGTGCGCACAGATCTCGTAACGGGCCGCGTCCCACCCGGTGTTGGCGTGGGTGGGCCGGTGCACATGGCCGAACTGGATCTCGGCGGCGGACCGTTCGGCGTGCACGTCGAGCGGGAACGCGGACTTGAGGACCTTCTCCGACTCGCGCCAGTCGACGTCGGTGACGACGTCGACGCGCCTGCTCCCGGCCGCCAGGCGGATCTCCTGCGTGATCCGTGAGGACCCGAAGGCGCGCACCACGCGGACCGCCACGCGCAGCGGCCCGTCCTCGACCAGCTCGACGGACTCGGCGTCTGTGAGGTCGGTGTGCCGGTGCCGGTAGTGCCGGTCGAGGTCCCAGGCGTCGTAGTGCGTGGGGTGGTCGGGGTGCAGCTGGAGGAGGTTGCCCGGCGCGGCGAGGACCTCGCGGCCCTCGGCCGTGTCGTGGACGGAGGTGATCAGTCCCTCGGCGTCGACGGTGACGCGCAGGTGCTCGTTCGACAGCAC contains:
- a CDS encoding protein phosphatase 2C domain-containing protein, which translates into the protein MSQQGERRTGRDDDWWGQLYDDSAQDTGPTPAPDTLDDRFASAAGTLKEGFRTPDPPPPPPPSPHATPLPSQPPPPSHPSQPPQPRQPPPGPRGSLTPPPLPTAPEPRAQQSPQADDTAPRGTGHAGPPAPPQHPPRAGEFEPQAPDSDSPAAGGEAVGGPGTAPARPPVPDQDPQFGEGFEPQGPGLAARAGSGEAADASGSPPSRPHVPGQGPQYGAEFEPQAPAPPPVPDRDPPYGEYGEFGGEFGPQEPGLAPQVVGEGADDASGADPARRPPVLGQRSSGSGEFTGPAAGADPPRPVDAAQPLRTGPDAPPGFAPREPVAAAPWEPPIAPGGPVTFSSGAYSPASTEEPRPAVPASRGPEDGRAPTATRSGPRVTAPAAPAVPEYVGDGPPTYEAEPTVLPAADPDDLGDLVADTVLDGARYGASTLRAASVRGDSARYRGEPRRDALLTARFGTGENALVLVAVATGARATPGAHRAAAEACQWIGRAVGRSHRRLAEDIRAARRGDLKSGLHRLTDRSLGRLRAHAVDLGLEPDEYAASLRCLLLPADPECRTRVFFGVGGGGLFRLRDGEWQDIEPSVADTAGDAVVGFGSPPQATPEGDRLTMDLGITTPPSPYEPAPEPPRDPFRFRASVARPGDALVLCSGGLAEPLRGEPELSEHLTRRWQKSGPPGLAAFLADIQVRVKGYADDRTAAAVWEA
- a CDS encoding pyruvate dehydrogenase; the protein is MAKQNVAEQFVDILVRAGVKRLYGVVGDSLNPVVDAIRRTPQIDWIQVRHEETAAFAAGAEAQVTGKLAACAGSCGPGNLHLINGLYDAHRSMAPVLALASHIPSSEIGLGYFQETHPDQLFRECSHYSEMISNPKQMPRLLQTAIQHAVGQNGVSVVTLPGDIASETAPDKAAETALVTSRPTVRPGDAEIEKLAAMIDEADKVTLFCGSGTAGAHAEVMEFAEKIKSPVGHALRGKEWIQYDNPYDVGMSGLLGYGAAYEATHECDLLILLGTDFPYNAFLPDDVKIVQVDIRPENLGRRSKLDLAVWGDVRETLRCLTPRVSPKTNRKFLDKMLKKHADALEGVIKAYTRKVEKHVPIHPEYVASVLDDLAADDAVFTIDTGMCNVWAARYLTPNGKRRIIGSFSHGSMANALPQAIGAQFTDRKRQVVSMSGDGGFSMLMGDFLTLVQHDLPVKVVLFNNSSLGMVELEMLVAGLPSYGTGNHNPDFAAVARACGAYGVRVEKPKQLAGALKDAFAHKGPALVDVVTDPNALSIPPKISSEMVTGFALSASKIVLDGGVGRMVQMARSNLRNVPRP